A section of the Leminorella richardii genome encodes:
- the proB gene encoding glutamate 5-kinase — translation MNNGQTLVVKLGTSVLTGGSLRLNRAHILELVRQCAQLHALGHRIIIVTSGAIAAGREHLNYPELPATIASKQLLAAVGQSRLIQLWEQLFSLYGIHIGQMLLTRADLEDRERFLNARDMMQALLDNRIIPVINENDAVATAEIKVGDNDNLSALAAILGEADKLLLLTDQPGLFTADPRANPDAELIREVHSIDSALKAIAGDSVSGLGTGGMATKLQAADVAGRAGIEVVIAAGSRPGVIVDVINSVSVGTRFHAQVSPMENRKRWIFGAPPAGEISIDDGAVQAIMERGSSLLPKGIQDVKGNFSRGEVIRIRDKNGRDLAHGVARYNSDALRMIAGRHSQQIDEILGYEYGAVAVHRDDMIVN, via the coding sequence ATGAATAACGGCCAAACTCTGGTTGTCAAACTGGGAACCAGTGTCTTAACGGGTGGCTCGCTGCGCCTGAATCGTGCGCATATCCTTGAGCTGGTTCGCCAGTGCGCGCAGCTCCATGCGTTGGGGCACCGCATTATTATTGTCACTTCCGGTGCGATTGCCGCCGGGAGAGAGCATCTGAACTATCCTGAACTTCCGGCAACGATCGCTTCAAAGCAGCTGCTGGCAGCAGTGGGGCAAAGCCGTCTTATTCAGCTGTGGGAACAGCTTTTCTCTCTTTACGGCATCCATATTGGCCAGATGCTGTTGACCCGCGCTGACCTCGAAGATCGCGAGCGCTTTCTGAACGCCCGCGACATGATGCAGGCGCTGCTGGATAACCGCATTATCCCTGTGATTAATGAAAACGACGCTGTAGCGACAGCGGAAATTAAAGTGGGCGATAACGACAACCTGTCAGCGCTGGCGGCGATCCTTGGTGAAGCCGATAAGCTATTGCTGCTGACTGACCAGCCGGGGTTGTTTACTGCCGATCCGCGCGCGAATCCTGATGCGGAGCTGATAAGAGAAGTACACAGCATTGATAGCGCCCTAAAGGCCATAGCTGGTGACAGCGTGTCAGGGCTGGGTACGGGGGGAATGGCGACCAAGCTTCAGGCCGCTGACGTAGCGGGAAGAGCGGGTATTGAAGTGGTTATTGCGGCGGGCAGCAGGCCAGGCGTTATTGTTGACGTGATCAATAGCGTTTCCGTCGGAACTCGGTTCCACGCTCAGGTGTCCCCGATGGAAAATCGCAAACGTTGGATCTTTGGCGCGCCTCCCGCCGGTGAAATCAGTATTGACGACGGTGCCGTGCAGGCAATTATGGAGCGCGGCAGCTCTTTACTGCCAAAAGGCATTCAGGACGTGAAGGGGAACTTTTCCCGCGGTGAAGTTATCCGCATTCGCGATAAGAACGGCCGCGATCTGGCACACGGCGTTGCTCGATACAACAGTGACGCACTACGAATGATTGCCGGTCGTCATTCCCAGCAGATTGACGAGATCTTGGGGTATGAGTACGGGGCAGTTGCCGTGCATCGCGACGACATGATAGTGAATTAG
- the crl gene encoding sigma factor-binding protein Crl, with amino-acid sequence MLLSNGHSRSRLMKEFVGLGPYIRESQCKGHRYFFDCLAVCVSSKPAPEKREFWGWWLELDADEQGFTYHYQIGLYDKAGDWQAKAIKDPAVQAEIDDNLQTFQRRLNDYLSSLNLSLRERAR; translated from the coding sequence ATGCTGTTATCGAACGGTCATTCAAGAAGTCGGCTTATGAAAGAGTTTGTTGGACTGGGACCCTACATCAGGGAGTCACAGTGTAAGGGGCATCGTTACTTTTTTGACTGTCTGGCAGTATGCGTAAGCAGCAAGCCTGCACCGGAAAAGCGAGAGTTTTGGGGCTGGTGGCTCGAATTAGACGCTGACGAACAGGGGTTTACCTATCACTATCAAATTGGCCTTTACGATAAAGCAGGAGACTGGCAGGCAAAAGCCATTAAAGATCCAGCCGTTCAGGCTGAAATTGACGACAACCTGCAGACGTTTCAGCGCCGCCTGAATGACTATCTCTCCTCTTTAAACCTGTCGCTGCGCGAGAGGGCTCGCTAG
- the proA gene encoding glutamate-5-semialdehyde dehydrogenase, whose product MLEQMGIAAKKASWQLALLSSAKKNQALAVIADTLEASSDVILAANEKDIANAKQGGLSDAMIDRLLLTPSRLAGIANDVRHVYRLTDPVGHVIDGSMLDSGLNLQRRRVPLGVVGVIYESRPNVTIDVASLCLKTGNAVILRGGKETVNTNQAMVAVIQLALKKCGLPAAAVQSIDSPDRALIDELLKLDRYVDMIIPRGGAGLHKLCKENSTIPVIIGGIGVCHTFVDETADIEKALTVIENAKTQRPSTCNTLETLLVQRSIVSSFMPRLSEKMAASGVTLHATPEAQMHLTGEANVVALNDEELDSEWLSLDLNVVVVEGLDEAIEHIREHGSAHSDAILTRSLLNAERFVNEVDSAAVYVNASTRFTDGGQFGLGAEVAVSTQKLHARGPMGLEALTTYKWIGYGDDLIRR is encoded by the coding sequence GTGTTAGAACAAATGGGTATTGCGGCTAAGAAAGCCTCCTGGCAGCTGGCGCTGCTAAGCTCGGCGAAAAAAAATCAGGCGCTGGCCGTTATTGCGGACACGCTGGAAGCCAGCAGTGACGTTATTTTGGCGGCGAATGAAAAAGATATCGCCAATGCCAAGCAGGGTGGCCTGAGCGATGCCATGATCGATCGTCTACTGCTGACGCCTTCACGGCTGGCTGGCATTGCCAACGACGTTCGCCATGTGTATCGCCTGACCGATCCCGTTGGGCACGTGATTGACGGTTCTATGCTCGACAGCGGGCTTAACCTTCAGCGCCGTCGCGTGCCGCTCGGCGTAGTTGGCGTGATTTACGAGTCTCGACCTAACGTAACCATCGATGTTGCGTCACTGTGCCTGAAAACCGGTAACGCGGTGATCCTGAGGGGCGGCAAAGAGACCGTAAACACCAATCAGGCAATGGTCGCAGTGATCCAGCTGGCGCTGAAGAAATGTGGGCTTCCCGCTGCGGCGGTGCAGTCTATTGATAGCCCCGATCGCGCGCTGATAGACGAACTGCTAAAACTCGATCGCTATGTCGATATGATCATTCCTCGCGGCGGAGCGGGGTTACACAAACTGTGTAAAGAGAACTCGACTATCCCCGTTATCATCGGCGGTATTGGTGTGTGCCATACCTTTGTCGACGAGACGGCAGACATCGAGAAGGCGCTAACGGTGATTGAAAATGCGAAAACTCAGCGCCCTAGCACCTGCAATACGCTGGAAACGTTGCTGGTGCAGCGTTCGATCGTTTCTTCGTTTATGCCAAGACTGAGTGAAAAAATGGCGGCCTCTGGCGTAACGCTACACGCCACGCCAGAGGCGCAGATGCACCTTACCGGTGAAGCCAACGTGGTGGCGCTTAACGATGAAGAACTGGACAGCGAATGGCTTTCCTTAGACCTGAACGTAGTGGTTGTTGAGGGGCTCGATGAGGCCATTGAACACATTCGTGAACACGGGAGCGCTCACTCTGATGCCATCCTGACCCGCTCGCTGCTGAATGCAGAGCGCTTTGTGAATGAGGTTGATTCTGCTGCTGTGTACGTTAATGCCAGTACGCGCTTTACCGATGGCGGGCAGTTTGGGCTGGGGGCTGAAGTGGCTGTTAGCACCCAGAAGCTCCACGCCCGAGGCCCTATGGGGCTGGAAGCGTTGACGACCTATAAGTGGATCGGTTACGGAGACGACTTGATTCGACGTTAA